Proteins encoded in a region of the Massilia sp. UMI-21 genome:
- a CDS encoding alpha/beta fold hydrolase has product MVPDHFSISAIDGVALGASCWTVPGAVATVVLHPATAVTQGFYAPFAGYLAGLGFNVLTYDYRGTGRSRPRSLRGFQASMSDWIDRDVAAVMRWIEERFPGLPLLAVGHSVGGHAIGLSPHTASLAAAVLVASHAGASHGVRGRFERLRVRFVLRVLAPLLCALFGYMPGRRIGLGEDLPRGVMLQWAGWTALPRYFFDDPAVDAAGRMARVTTPLLVLGFSDDPWANPQAVDMLVSHLVNAPVHRHTVHPREAGVPAVGHMGFFRRRCEAGLWKEVGGWLLAQVQHQDEQQRAHHGGR; this is encoded by the coding sequence ATGGTTCCGGACCACTTTTCGATTTCCGCCATCGATGGCGTCGCCCTCGGGGCCAGCTGCTGGACCGTGCCCGGCGCCGTCGCCACCGTCGTGCTGCACCCGGCGACGGCGGTGACGCAAGGGTTCTATGCACCCTTCGCCGGCTACCTGGCCGGGCTCGGGTTCAACGTGCTCACCTACGATTACCGCGGCACCGGGCGCTCGCGCCCGCGCAGCCTGCGCGGCTTCCAGGCCAGCATGTCGGACTGGATCGACCGCGATGTGGCGGCCGTCATGCGCTGGATCGAGGAGCGCTTCCCCGGACTGCCGCTGCTGGCGGTCGGCCACAGCGTGGGCGGCCATGCGATCGGCCTGTCGCCACACACGGCGTCGCTGGCGGCCGCGGTGCTGGTCGCCTCGCATGCCGGGGCCAGCCACGGCGTGCGCGGCCGCTTCGAACGGCTGCGCGTGCGCTTCGTGCTGCGGGTGCTGGCGCCGCTGCTGTGCGCGCTGTTCGGCTACATGCCGGGGCGCCGCATCGGCCTGGGCGAAGACCTGCCGCGCGGGGTCATGCTGCAGTGGGCCGGCTGGACCGCGCTGCCGCGCTATTTCTTCGACGACCCCGCCGTCGACGCGGCCGGGCGCATGGCGCGGGTCACGACCCCGCTGCTGGTGCTCGGCTTCAGCGACGATCCCTGGGCCAATCCGCAGGCGGTGGACATGCTGGTGTCGCACCTGGTCAACGCGCCGGTCCACCGTCACACCGTCCACCCGCGCGAGGCCGGGGTGCCGGCGGTCGGGCACATGGGTTTCTTCCGCCGCCGCTGCGAGGCCGGGCTGTGGAAGGAAGTAGGCGGCTGGCTGCTGGCCCAGGTCCAGCACCAGGACGAACAGCAGCGAGCGCACCATGGCGGCCGCTAG
- a CDS encoding MarR family transcriptional regulator, producing the protein MAAARPRFVQLLGRAQRALQRWIEARPESWEGISAAQVGLLFVLRSRQGQPAAVGEIAGELGVAPAAVTNLSKRMQAAGMLERVADEQDARLTRLRMTGSGREASARAGAVLVELNARLAEGFTPAELQIVARWLARAAALEPDAGPR; encoded by the coding sequence ATGGCGGCCGCTAGACCGCGCTTCGTTCAGCTGCTGGGCCGCGCCCAACGCGCGCTGCAGCGCTGGATCGAGGCGCGCCCCGAATCCTGGGAAGGCATCAGCGCCGCCCAGGTCGGCCTGTTGTTCGTGCTGCGCTCGCGCCAGGGGCAGCCGGCGGCGGTCGGCGAGATTGCCGGTGAACTGGGCGTGGCGCCGGCCGCCGTGACCAACCTGTCCAAGCGCATGCAGGCAGCCGGCATGCTCGAACGCGTGGCCGATGAGCAGGACGCGCGCCTGACGCGCCTGCGCATGACCGGTAGCGGCCGCGAGGCGAGTGCGCGGGCCGGCGCGGTGCTGGTGGAACTGAATGCCCGGCTGGCCGAAGGATTCACGCCGGCGGAGCTGCAGATCGTGGCGCGCTGGCTGGCTCGGGCCGCCGCGCTGGAGCCGGACGCGGGGCCGCGCTAG
- the cphA gene encoding cyanophycin synthetase has translation MNKKNDIKFLRVNHLRGPNIWTYRPVIEAWLDIGELEDFPSNTLPGFAERLAAWLPGLVEHHCGVGHRGGFLERLRDGTWAGHILEHVVLELQNMAGMKTGFGKTRSTGRRGVYKMAFRTRDEVVGRAALDAGHRLMMAAINDTPFDMAATVQHLTSLVDRYCLGPSTAHIVDAATERRIPAIRLTEGNLVQLGHGAAQRRIWTAETDRTSAIGEGIASDKDLTKTLLASCGVPVPEGALVRSAEQAWEEAQDIGLPVVVKPVDGNHGRGVTLNLMTEADIVAAYAIASHEGDSKSVLVERFIPGNEHRLLVVGREVVAAARGESLWAVGDGKQTVSQLCDSQINTDPRRGESEEFPLGPVRPHESEEIMLDLKRQGLTPESVPQPGQKVLIQVNGNVADDVTDLVHPSVAHAAALAARIVGLDVAGIDLVCEDISRPLEEQRGAIIEVNSSPGLLAHIKPASGQPRNVGKAIIDHLFGEGQDDNDGRIPVVGVTGTLGTSLIARLVGCLVHITGKHVGVANGEGLYLDAREVSSRDATGFEAGQRLLINRTVQTAVFESNARSILLEGLPYDRCLVGIVTDMEGLDGLADLHIQDQDGLRNVIRSQVDVILPEGAAVLNAANDAVAALAELSDGRVIFYALDEHNPVVAAHRAAGERVVFVRDNRITLAEGGIETALLDLARIPPATVKHPDSVLAAVAAAWALGVPTDLICGGLRAFDATPKKPTH, from the coding sequence ATGAACAAGAAGAACGACATCAAGTTCCTCCGCGTGAACCACCTGCGCGGCCCGAACATCTGGACCTACCGACCGGTAATCGAGGCCTGGCTCGACATCGGCGAGCTCGAAGACTTCCCGTCCAACACCCTGCCCGGCTTCGCCGAGCGCCTGGCCGCCTGGCTCCCGGGCCTGGTCGAACACCATTGCGGCGTCGGCCACCGCGGCGGCTTCCTGGAGCGCCTGCGCGACGGCACCTGGGCCGGCCACATCCTCGAGCATGTCGTGCTCGAGTTGCAGAACATGGCCGGCATGAAGACCGGCTTCGGCAAGACCCGCTCGACCGGCCGGCGCGGCGTCTACAAGATGGCCTTCCGCACCCGCGACGAAGTCGTCGGCCGCGCCGCCCTCGATGCCGGCCACCGGCTCATGATGGCGGCCATCAACGACACCCCGTTCGACATGGCCGCCACCGTGCAGCACCTGACAAGCCTGGTGGACCGCTACTGCCTGGGCCCGTCGACCGCGCACATCGTCGACGCCGCCACCGAACGCCGCATTCCCGCGATCCGCCTCACCGAAGGCAACCTGGTGCAGCTCGGCCATGGCGCCGCCCAGCGCCGCATCTGGACCGCCGAGACCGACCGCACCAGCGCCATCGGCGAAGGCATCGCCAGCGACAAGGACCTGACCAAGACCCTGCTCGCCTCCTGCGGCGTGCCGGTGCCGGAAGGCGCCCTGGTGCGCAGCGCCGAACAGGCCTGGGAAGAAGCCCAGGACATCGGCCTGCCGGTCGTGGTCAAGCCGGTCGACGGCAACCACGGGCGCGGCGTGACGCTCAACCTGATGACCGAAGCCGATATCGTCGCCGCCTACGCGATCGCCTCGCACGAGGGCGACAGCAAGTCGGTGCTGGTCGAGCGCTTCATCCCCGGCAACGAGCACCGCCTGCTGGTGGTGGGCCGCGAGGTGGTGGCCGCCGCCCGCGGCGAGTCGCTGTGGGCCGTGGGCGACGGCAAGCAGACCGTGAGCCAGCTGTGCGACAGCCAGATCAACACCGATCCGCGTCGCGGCGAAAGCGAGGAATTCCCGCTCGGCCCCGTCCGGCCGCACGAAAGCGAAGAAATCATGCTCGACCTGAAGCGCCAGGGTCTCACGCCGGAATCCGTACCGCAGCCCGGACAGAAGGTGCTGATCCAGGTGAACGGCAACGTCGCCGACGACGTCACCGACCTGGTCCATCCTTCGGTCGCGCACGCGGCGGCGCTGGCCGCGCGCATCGTCGGCCTGGACGTGGCCGGCATCGACCTGGTGTGCGAGGACATCTCGCGTCCACTGGAAGAACAGCGCGGCGCGATCATCGAAGTCAATTCGAGCCCGGGCCTGCTGGCCCACATCAAGCCGGCCAGCGGCCAGCCGCGCAACGTCGGCAAGGCCATCATCGATCACCTGTTCGGCGAAGGCCAGGACGACAACGACGGCCGCATCCCGGTGGTCGGCGTCACCGGCACGCTCGGCACCAGCCTGATCGCGCGCCTGGTGGGCTGCCTGGTCCACATCACCGGCAAGCATGTCGGCGTGGCCAACGGCGAGGGCCTGTACCTCGACGCGCGCGAAGTTTCCAGCCGCGATGCGACCGGCTTCGAGGCCGGCCAGCGCCTCCTGATCAACCGCACCGTGCAGACCGCCGTGTTCGAGTCGAACGCGCGCTCGATCCTGCTCGAAGGCCTGCCCTACGACCGCTGCCTGGTCGGCATCGTCACCGACATGGAAGGCCTGGACGGCCTGGCCGATCTCCACATCCAGGACCAGGACGGCCTGCGCAACGTGATCCGCAGCCAGGTCGACGTGATCCTGCCGGAAGGCGCGGCCGTGCTGAACGCCGCCAACGACGCGGTGGCGGCGCTGGCCGAACTGTCGGACGGGCGCGTGATCTTCTATGCGCTCGACGAGCACAACCCGGTGGTGGCGGCGCACCGCGCGGCCGGCGAGCGCGTCGTGTTCGTGCGCGACAATCGCATCACCCTGGCCGAAGGCGGCATCGAGACCGCGCTGCTCGACCTGGCCCGGATCCCGCCGGCGACGGTGAAGCATCCGGACAGCGTGCTGGCGGCGGTGGCCGCGGCCTGGGCGCTGGGCGTGCCCACCGACCTGATCTGCGGCGGCCTGCGTGCGTTCGACGCCACGCCGAAGAAACCGACTCACTAA
- the cphA gene encoding cyanophycin synthetase: protein MEVSRVRALRGPNLWSHHTSVEAIVACTLDEESVGDLPGFATRLRARFPQLGHLQPYGHDDRVPMAQVLERVALVLQAEAGCPVTFSRTTATLERGIYQVVVEYSEEDVGRLALALARELIDAARQDAAFDLDAALARLRELDEDVRLGPSTGAIVQAAVSRNIPFRRLTEGSLVQFGWGSRQRRIQAAEIDATGAIAETIAQDKELTKKLLDAAGVPVPMGRGVRDPEDAWAAALEVGLPVVIKPKDGNQGKGVTVNVTTKEQLTAGFHAASEFRDDILVERYLPGHDYRVLVIGDKLVAAARRDPPQVVGDGVHSVRELVEQVNKDPRRGDGHATSLTKIRFDDIALATLAKHGMNADSVPSHGQRVVLRNNANLSTGGSATDVTDDVHPEVAERCIAAAHMIGLDICGVDLVCDSVLKPIEEQHGGIVEVNAAPGLRMHLSPSFGKPRPIGEAIVSTLFKDGEDGRIPVVAVTGTNGKTTTVRLIAHLLTASGLRTGMTNTDGVYIEGRRIDSGDCSGPRSARNVLLHPDVDAAVFETARGGLLREGLAFDRCQVAVVTNIGAGDHLGLNYITTLEDLAVLKRVIVQNVAEGGVAVLNAADPTVAAMAETTRGDVTFFALDVGNPVMAMHRAQGRRVVFVEDNQLVAAEGKFEQRVPLGEVPITRNGAVGFQVENVMASVAAAWGVGIAWDKIRVGLKTFVGESDNAPGRFNVFDYRGATVIADYGHNPDAIAALVNAVESMPGKRRSVVISGAGDRRDQDISEQTAILGKAFDEVLLYQDQCQRGRADGEVIALLRKGLDGATRTSHVEEINGEFVAIDRALSRLDTGDLCLILIDQVDAALAHIAQRVAEG, encoded by the coding sequence ATGGAAGTATCTCGCGTACGGGCCCTGCGTGGTCCCAACCTCTGGAGCCATCACACCTCGGTGGAAGCGATCGTCGCCTGCACCCTTGACGAAGAATCGGTCGGCGACCTGCCCGGCTTCGCGACGCGCCTGCGCGCCCGCTTCCCGCAACTGGGCCACCTGCAGCCCTACGGCCACGACGACAGGGTCCCGATGGCCCAGGTGCTCGAGCGCGTCGCGCTGGTGCTGCAGGCCGAAGCCGGCTGCCCGGTCACCTTCAGCCGTACCACCGCCACGCTGGAGCGCGGCATCTACCAGGTGGTGGTCGAGTACAGCGAGGAAGACGTCGGCCGCCTGGCATTGGCGCTGGCCCGGGAACTGATCGATGCGGCCCGCCAGGACGCCGCCTTCGACCTGGACGCCGCCCTGGCGCGCCTGCGCGAACTGGACGAGGACGTGCGCCTCGGCCCCTCCACCGGCGCCATCGTGCAGGCTGCAGTCAGCCGCAACATTCCGTTCCGCCGCCTGACCGAGGGCAGCCTGGTGCAGTTCGGCTGGGGCAGCCGCCAGCGCCGCATCCAGGCAGCCGAGATCGACGCCACCGGCGCGATCGCCGAAACCATCGCCCAGGACAAGGAGCTGACCAAGAAGCTGCTCGACGCCGCCGGCGTGCCGGTGCCGATGGGCCGCGGCGTGCGCGACCCGGAGGACGCCTGGGCGGCGGCACTGGAAGTCGGCCTGCCGGTCGTGATCAAGCCGAAGGACGGCAACCAGGGCAAGGGCGTGACCGTCAACGTCACGACGAAAGAACAGCTGACGGCGGGCTTCCATGCCGCGTCGGAATTCCGCGACGACATCCTGGTCGAGCGCTACCTGCCGGGCCACGACTACCGCGTGCTGGTCATCGGCGACAAGCTGGTGGCGGCGGCACGCCGCGACCCGCCCCAGGTGGTGGGCGACGGCGTGCACAGCGTGCGCGAGCTGGTCGAGCAGGTCAACAAGGACCCGCGCCGCGGCGACGGCCATGCCACCTCGCTGACCAAGATCCGCTTCGACGACATCGCCCTGGCCACGCTCGCCAAGCACGGCATGAACGCCGACTCGGTGCCCAGCCACGGCCAGCGCGTGGTGCTGCGCAATAACGCCAACCTGTCGACCGGCGGCAGCGCCACCGACGTCACCGACGACGTCCATCCGGAGGTCGCCGAGCGCTGCATCGCGGCCGCCCACATGATCGGCCTGGACATCTGCGGCGTCGACCTGGTGTGCGACAGCGTCCTGAAACCCATCGAAGAGCAGCACGGCGGCATCGTCGAGGTCAACGCCGCGCCGGGCCTGCGCATGCACCTGTCGCCTTCGTTCGGCAAGCCCCGCCCGATCGGCGAAGCCATCGTCTCGACCCTGTTCAAGGACGGCGAGGACGGCCGCATCCCGGTGGTGGCCGTGACCGGCACCAACGGCAAGACCACCACCGTGCGCCTGATCGCGCACCTGCTCACCGCCTCCGGCCTGCGCACCGGCATGACCAACACCGATGGCGTCTACATCGAAGGCCGCCGCATCGACAGCGGCGACTGCTCGGGCCCGCGCAGCGCGCGCAACGTGCTGCTGCACCCGGACGTCGACGCGGCCGTGTTCGAGACCGCGCGCGGCGGCCTGCTGCGCGAAGGCCTGGCCTTCGACCGCTGCCAGGTGGCGGTGGTGACCAACATCGGCGCCGGCGACCACCTCGGCCTGAACTACATCACCACCCTGGAAGACCTGGCGGTGCTCAAGCGCGTGATCGTGCAGAACGTGGCGGAGGGCGGCGTGGCCGTGCTGAACGCGGCCGATCCGACCGTGGCCGCCATGGCCGAGACCACCCGCGGCGACGTCACCTTCTTCGCGCTCGACGTCGGCAACCCGGTCATGGCGATGCACCGCGCCCAGGGCCGGCGCGTGGTCTTCGTCGAAGACAATCAGCTGGTCGCGGCCGAGGGCAAGTTCGAGCAGCGCGTGCCGCTGGGCGAAGTGCCGATCACCCGCAACGGCGCGGTCGGCTTCCAGGTCGAGAACGTGATGGCGTCGGTGGCCGCCGCCTGGGGCGTGGGCATCGCCTGGGACAAGATCCGCGTCGGCCTGAAGACCTTCGTGGGCGAGAGCGACAACGCGCCGGGCCGCTTCAATGTGTTCGACTACCGGGGCGCCACCGTGATCGCCGACTACGGCCACAACCCGGACGCGATCGCCGCCCTGGTCAACGCCGTGGAAAGCATGCCGGGCAAGCGCCGCTCGGTGGTGATCAGCGGCGCCGGCGACCGCCGCGACCAGGACATCAGCGAGCAGACCGCGATCCTCGGCAAGGCTTTTGATGAGGTGCTGCTGTACCAGGACCAGTGCCAGCGCGGCCGCGCCGACGGCGAGGTCATCGCGCTCCTGCGCAAAGGCCTCGATGGCGCCACCCGCACCAGCCACGTGGAAGAGATAAACGGCGAATTCGTCGCCATCGACCGCGCGCTGTCGCGCCTGGACACCGGCGACCTGTGCCTGATCCTGATCGACCAGGTGGACGCGGCGCTGGCGCACATCGCGCAGCGCGTGGCCGAGGGCTGA
- a CDS encoding SDR family oxidoreductase, with protein MQRTALVVGASGIGGNHTARALLAEGWTVYGLARRPGSDIPGLIPVAADLLDEAGLAAALKDVAPTHVFITTWMRQATESENIRVNAAMVRNLLSALSDRKTLRHVALVTGLKHYLGPFEAYAAAGTLPDTPLRESQPRLPVENFYYAQEDEVYAAAARDRFTWSIHRPHTIVGMAVGNAMNLGTTLAVYASICKETGRPFQFPGSGAQWNGLSDVTDARMLARQLVWAADTDAARNEAFNIVNGDLFRWSWLWGRIADWFGVQAAGFSGTVQPLEAAMANDHALWRDIAGRHGLLESDLDRLASPWHTDLDLGRPIEVMTDMARSRKLGFSAYQATDDSFFDLFAQLRAARLIP; from the coding sequence ATGCAACGGACTGCACTGGTCGTGGGCGCAAGCGGCATCGGTGGGAATCACACGGCGCGCGCGCTGCTGGCGGAGGGCTGGACGGTCTACGGCCTGGCGCGCCGGCCCGGCAGCGACATCCCGGGGCTGATCCCGGTCGCGGCCGACCTGCTCGACGAAGCGGGCCTGGCCGCCGCGCTGAAGGACGTGGCGCCGACCCACGTCTTCATCACCACCTGGATGCGCCAGGCCACGGAGAGCGAGAACATCCGCGTCAATGCGGCGATGGTGCGCAACCTGCTGTCCGCGCTGTCGGATCGAAAAACGCTGCGCCACGTCGCCCTGGTCACCGGCCTGAAGCACTACCTCGGCCCGTTCGAGGCCTATGCTGCCGCCGGCACGCTGCCGGACACGCCGCTGCGCGAAAGCCAGCCGCGCCTGCCCGTCGAGAATTTCTATTACGCGCAGGAAGACGAGGTGTACGCGGCGGCCGCGCGCGACCGCTTCACCTGGAGCATCCACCGCCCGCATACGATCGTCGGCATGGCGGTCGGCAATGCGATGAACCTCGGCACCACGCTGGCGGTATACGCCAGTATCTGCAAGGAGACCGGGCGCCCGTTCCAGTTCCCCGGTTCCGGCGCGCAGTGGAACGGCCTGTCCGACGTGACCGATGCGCGCATGTTGGCCCGGCAGCTCGTGTGGGCGGCCGATACCGACGCCGCGCGCAACGAAGCCTTCAATATCGTCAACGGCGACCTGTTCCGCTGGAGCTGGCTGTGGGGGCGCATCGCCGACTGGTTCGGCGTGCAGGCCGCCGGCTTCAGCGGCACGGTACAGCCGCTCGAAGCGGCCATGGCGAACGACCATGCCCTGTGGCGCGACATCGCCGGCCGCCACGGACTGCTCGAATCCGATCTCGACCGCCTGGCCTCGCCCTGGCATACCGACCTCGATCTGGGCCGCCCGATCGAGGTGATGACCGACATGGCGCGCAGCCGCAAGCTCGGGTTTTCGGCCTACCAGGCCACCGACGACTCGTTCTTCGACCTGTTCGCCCAGCTGCGCGCGGCGCGCCTGATTCCTTGA
- a CDS encoding DUF1854 domain-containing protein produces the protein MMTTTFQLRRDAFGKLVLTTPEGEEHLGVIPVRAFPIQAPTRGISMVREGGKEVAWIDDLDTLPEQVRHLIQEEIEGREFIPEIEHIKEVSSFATPCTWYVRTDRGDTEFVLKVDEDIRRIGEASLLISDSHGINFLVRDMFHIDKHSRKILDRFL, from the coding sequence ATGATGACGACGACTTTTCAACTGCGCCGCGATGCGTTCGGCAAACTGGTCTTGACCACCCCTGAGGGCGAGGAGCACCTGGGCGTGATCCCGGTGCGCGCCTTCCCGATCCAGGCGCCCACGCGCGGCATTTCGATGGTGCGCGAGGGCGGCAAGGAAGTGGCCTGGATCGACGACCTGGACACGCTGCCGGAACAGGTCCGGCACCTGATCCAGGAAGAGATCGAGGGGCGCGAGTTCATCCCCGAGATCGAGCACATCAAGGAGGTGTCGAGCTTCGCCACGCCCTGCACCTGGTATGTGCGGACCGACCGCGGCGACACCGAGTTCGTGCTGAAGGTGGACGAGGACATCCGCCGCATCGGCGAAGCCTCGCTGCTGATCTCGGACAGCCACGGCATCAACTTCCTGGTGCGCGACATGTTCCATATCGACAAGCACAGCCGCAAGATCCTGGACCGCTTCCTGTAA
- a CDS encoding ABC transporter ATP-binding protein, with translation MTTQQLAIPSSLAVAAAVLPQHWQNDVTKQLAPGENVLGSVEVDLDTKLRFKKGLVVVTSRRLLAKAPGEDAWRDWAYRPGLALRHHDHAGVGHLELVDAEGLLAAWRFTLGQNLGAIRVVDHFVEQLKSAVSGVPVSLPDQHSCPSCKAPLEADDAECAVCAKVLHTPPSTWTLFRLWRFARPYKGQLLVGFLLMLGSTGAHMIPPYLTKPLMDNVLIPYQNGETIDTALVYLYMGGLFGAAMLAWALGWGKTYVLALASERISADLRSTTYEHLLRLSLEYFGGKRTGDLMSRIGSGSDRISVFLSLHLLDFLSDVLLIIMTGVILFSMNPWLALVTLVPLPFIAWMIHVVRDRLRTGFEKIDRVWGEVTNVLADTIPGIRVVKAFAQEKREAARFREANKHNLAVNDKLNKVWSLFSPTVSLLTEMGLLVIWCFGIWQVSQGDITVGTLTAFIAYSGRFYVKLDSMSRIVSVTQKSASAAKRIFDILDHVSSVPDPANPVRVDKVAGNIELREVGFRYGNRAVNRGISLKIKAGEMVGLVGHSGSGKSTLVNLICRFYDVAEGAILLDGTDIRSFAVADYRRHIGLVLQEPFLFFGTIAENIAYGKPGATREEIIAAARAAHAHEFILRLPQGYDSMVGERGQGLSGGERQRISIARALLIDPPILILDEATSSVDSETEKEIQKALDNLVQGRTTIAIAHRLSTLHRADRLVVLDRGVVVEEGSHDVLMAREGAYHRLYEAQARNVDQDPDDVE, from the coding sequence ATGACAACTCAACAACTTGCTATTCCGTCGTCCCTGGCGGTCGCCGCCGCCGTGTTGCCCCAACATTGGCAAAATGACGTTACGAAACAGCTTGCACCAGGGGAAAACGTTTTAGGCAGCGTCGAGGTTGACCTCGATACGAAATTACGTTTCAAGAAAGGCCTGGTGGTGGTGACCAGCCGCCGCCTGCTGGCCAAGGCCCCGGGCGAAGACGCCTGGCGCGACTGGGCCTACCGTCCCGGGCTGGCCCTGCGCCACCACGACCATGCCGGCGTCGGCCACCTGGAGCTGGTCGATGCCGAGGGCCTGCTGGCGGCCTGGCGCTTCACCCTGGGCCAGAACCTGGGGGCGATCCGGGTGGTCGACCATTTCGTCGAACAGCTCAAGAGCGCCGTGAGCGGCGTGCCGGTGAGCTTGCCGGACCAGCACAGTTGCCCAAGCTGCAAGGCGCCGCTCGAGGCCGACGACGCCGAATGCGCGGTGTGCGCCAAGGTGCTGCACACGCCGCCGTCCACCTGGACCCTGTTCCGTTTGTGGCGCTTCGCCCGGCCCTACAAGGGCCAGCTGCTGGTCGGCTTCCTGCTGATGCTCGGCTCGACCGGCGCGCACATGATTCCGCCTTACCTGACCAAGCCGCTGATGGACAACGTGTTGATTCCGTACCAGAACGGCGAGACCATCGACACCGCGCTGGTCTACCTGTACATGGGCGGCCTGTTCGGCGCGGCGATGCTGGCCTGGGCGCTGGGCTGGGGCAAGACCTACGTGCTGGCGCTGGCCTCCGAGCGCATCAGCGCCGACTTGCGCTCGACCACCTACGAACACCTGCTGCGCCTGTCGCTGGAATACTTCGGCGGCAAGCGCACCGGCGACCTGATGTCGCGCATCGGCAGCGGTTCGGACCGGATCAGCGTGTTCCTGTCGCTGCACCTGCTCGACTTCCTGTCGGACGTCCTCCTGATCATCATGACGGGCGTGATCCTGTTTTCCATGAACCCCTGGCTGGCACTGGTGACGCTGGTGCCGCTGCCGTTCATCGCCTGGATGATCCACGTGGTGCGCGACAGGCTGCGCACCGGCTTCGAGAAGATCGACCGGGTCTGGGGCGAGGTCACCAACGTGCTGGCCGATACCATTCCCGGCATCCGGGTGGTCAAGGCCTTCGCCCAGGAGAAGCGCGAAGCGGCGCGTTTCCGCGAAGCGAACAAGCACAATTTGGCCGTCAACGACAAGTTGAACAAGGTCTGGTCGCTGTTCTCGCCCACCGTCTCGCTGCTGACCGAAATGGGCCTGCTGGTGATCTGGTGCTTCGGCATCTGGCAGGTGTCGCAGGGCGACATCACGGTGGGCACCCTGACCGCCTTCATCGCCTACAGCGGCCGTTTCTACGTCAAGCTCGACTCGATGAGCCGCATCGTGTCGGTGACCCAGAAATCGGCCTCGGCCGCCAAGCGCATCTTCGACATCCTCGATCACGTCTCGAGCGTGCCGGACCCGGCCAACCCGGTGCGGGTCGACAAGGTGGCCGGCAACATCGAGCTGCGCGAAGTCGGTTTCCGCTACGGCAACCGGGCCGTGAACCGCGGCATTTCGCTGAAGATCAAGGCCGGCGAGATGGTCGGCCTGGTCGGCCATTCGGGCTCGGGCAAGAGCACGCTGGTGAACCTGATCTGCCGCTTCTACGACGTGGCCGAAGGTGCGATCCTGCTCGACGGGACCGACATCCGCAGTTTCGCGGTGGCCGACTACCGTCGCCACATCGGCCTGGTGCTGCAGGAGCCCTTCCTGTTCTTCGGCACCATCGCCGAGAACATCGCCTACGGCAAGCCGGGCGCCACCCGCGAAGAGATCATCGCGGCGGCGCGCGCCGCCCACGCCCACGAGTTCATCCTGCGCCTGCCGCAGGGCTACGATTCGATGGTGGGCGAGCGCGGCCAGGGCCTGTCGGGCGGCGAGCGCCAGCGTATCTCGATCGCGCGCGCGCTGCTGATCGACCCGCCGATCCTGATCCTGGACGAGGCGACGTCCTCGGTGGACTCGGAGACCGAGAAGGAAATCCAGAAGGCGCTCGACAACCTGGTGCAGGGCCGCACCACGATCGCCATCGCGCACCGCCTGTCCACGCTGCACCGGGCCGACCGCCTGGTGGTGCTGGACCGCGGCGTGGTGGTGGAAGAGGGTAGCCACGATGTCCTGATGGCGCGCGAGGGCGCCTACCACCGCCTCTACGAAGCGCAGGCGCGCAACGTGGACCAGGATCCGGACGATGTTGAATGA